A window of Formosa sp. Hel1_31_208 contains these coding sequences:
- a CDS encoding lamin tail domain-containing protein, which translates to MKKNYSLILIALLCSVLSSSGQIITFDFNGLAGNEVSAASNFNNPNLSNSTITRGAGLNAAINANRFNATNWADTNIATAIAGNNYMEFTITPNVSYQFNVTDIVVNFERSATGPRGILLRSSLDGYITDIDTEKVIADDTSVQSFTFTVGQTGNTSAVTYRIYGWAEATGGTGGFEGTGNDITVNGSVNLSCTDAVDFENIYLPTTSPETITQGDPFVVSTQAVEPGVTNLPGEATGIQAWIGYSTTNNDPSTSAGWTWLPATYSFDIGANDVHIADIGSGLAPGTYYYASRHGLNGCAFTYGGTLGPYWSNDSQILIVDAPPLADVVITEIMYNSIGTDDEWIEICNVSGSPQALNGCTIEVGGTTEFTFPNSGIVLADGDCITIALGEDIGNPNFNPDCPFTPDYTNGAGTGTLNNTSDTISLVASDGSTIIDNVTYDSADGGNIESLHIIDTSLDNAVTSANWQEVINGGSPGVNALISPCTPIGPEINVEGTTTNFPDISDGDTVPNIFDGTDFGDVSVGGNSTNTFRIENFGGTTNLTISSVSVISGDIGDFSISALPTSPIAALDFSLFDIGFSPTTIGPRTAVIEIRSNDSDEDPYTFTVTGNGLCVATAIIAEPSSGPAGTVVTVTGANLSTATASFNGLVATVTNISATVMEVIVPAGASTGNLEILDDLGCPGTTSFTVVESQISGCEGSSGTTPTDLFISEVTDSNTGGLTYIEIYNGTGATINLASYSIQFFNNGNVTENGGSVNLSNVNLATSNTFVFAVNTGSNCTGISGADGSLADQIGFGGINFVVNGDDHIRLYEGANHIDSWGEYLSNTWADPLNIGSEGVAFTRNNSAGSLPNTTFNIADWSYVDWTACADNDYSNIGTYDFSTGTPPIINTQPNLPAISCDTTVSISIAASEGFAGGNPLAYQWYFNAPGDSGWTPVTNGSTYSGATSTSLNLLDAVNLNGYQYYCEVRENTASCFTASNAVRLVVEFAVWDGFNWSLPPSSSRVAVIDGPYDTDQIINGEISFEACQLIVNAGAILTIHANDFVSVINNVTVNGNIVINPYGSFVQINDSGIVEGTVLTDKTRISVEKETGFLNSDKEYTYWGSPVVGEIIGDGLQDALDTRRFSFNAQNFLDATQETNNDNTAVAGQDDIDDNGDDWTPVGDATVMEAGVGYASTHDPAIFFAPARYIYIFQGPFNNGVINVPIYRNDAETNDNNWNFIGNPYPSAIDADAFLAANASIDQTVGATSGAIFFWSHNTPADGNTNGNEALNYTQSDYAIINGTGQTAGGDGVVPDRFIPSGQGFFVSMTNAVSSTVVSGTIRTTDIVFNNSMRVNGNNSQFFRTSQDSQLNNVRLNLTSDNGIFNQILIGYVDGATNDDDGMYYDAYKNLSADANALLYSLLDNSTNKKYAIQGKAPSDLSIDEIIPLGFYTAIDDPTLYTISLASVEGEFMTSNTVYLRDNILGIVHDLSSSDYSFTSDPGEVNTRFEILFQPETLSLTENEMTPNDLIILELGDGDVKFSAGQSAVIKQVEIIDVVGRTIYKLKGNNNQEIYNLSRLSQAAYIAKVTLSNGQILTKKAVKRN; encoded by the coding sequence ATGAAAAAGAATTACTCCCTTATCTTAATAGCATTGCTATGCTCCGTTTTGTCTAGTTCTGGGCAAATCATCACTTTTGATTTTAATGGTTTGGCAGGAAATGAAGTGTCTGCTGCGTCAAATTTCAATAATCCAAATCTAAGTAACTCAACTATAACAAGAGGTGCTGGTCTAAACGCTGCAATTAACGCAAATAGATTTAATGCAACTAATTGGGCGGATACGAACATTGCCACTGCCATAGCAGGTAATAATTACATGGAATTTACAATTACTCCTAACGTATCATATCAATTTAATGTTACTGATATAGTTGTTAACTTCGAACGCTCTGCAACAGGTCCAAGAGGTATTTTACTTAGAAGCTCTCTAGATGGTTACATTACTGATATTGACACAGAAAAAGTTATTGCAGATGACACATCTGTACAATCATTCACCTTTACAGTAGGACAAACAGGCAACACCTCTGCTGTAACTTATAGAATATATGGTTGGGCAGAAGCAACTGGTGGTACAGGTGGTTTTGAAGGCACAGGTAATGATATTACTGTTAATGGGTCAGTGAATTTGTCTTGTACAGACGCTGTAGATTTTGAAAATATATATTTACCAACAACCTCTCCAGAGACCATAACACAAGGTGATCCATTTGTTGTGAGTACACAAGCTGTAGAACCTGGTGTAACAAATCTTCCGGGCGAAGCCACTGGCATCCAGGCATGGATTGGTTATAGTACTACAAACAATGACCCAAGCACCAGTGCAGGTTGGACTTGGTTACCTGCAACATATAGTTTTGATATTGGCGCCAATGATGTACATATAGCGGATATAGGCTCTGGATTAGCACCTGGGACTTATTATTATGCAAGTCGTCATGGCCTCAATGGTTGTGCATTTACCTATGGAGGAACTTTAGGTCCATACTGGAGTAATGATTCTCAAATACTAATTGTTGATGCTCCTCCACTTGCTGATGTGGTGATTACCGAAATCATGTACAATTCAATTGGTACAGATGATGAGTGGATTGAGATTTGTAATGTTTCTGGTAGTCCACAAGCTTTAAACGGTTGCACTATTGAAGTTGGTGGAACCACAGAATTTACATTTCCGAATAGTGGTATAGTCCTAGCCGATGGTGATTGCATTACTATTGCTTTAGGAGAGGATATCGGCAATCCTAATTTTAATCCCGATTGTCCTTTTACACCAGACTACACCAATGGTGCAGGAACTGGAACTCTTAATAATACATCAGACACTATATCACTTGTAGCTTCAGACGGGAGTACAATTATTGATAATGTAACATATGATTCTGCTGATGGTGGAAATATTGAATCACTACATATTATAGATACTTCACTTGATAATGCAGTGACTAGTGCCAACTGGCAAGAAGTAATTAATGGCGGTTCCCCAGGTGTAAACGCATTGATTTCTCCATGTACACCAATAGGTCCAGAAATTAATGTCGAAGGTACTACTACCAATTTCCCTGATATTTCAGATGGAGATACAGTTCCTAATATTTTTGATGGAACAGATTTTGGAGATGTAAGCGTTGGTGGAAATAGCACCAATACATTTAGAATCGAAAATTTTGGTGGAACAACTAATTTAACAATATCTAGCGTATCAGTAATAAGTGGTGATATTGGTGATTTCTCAATATCTGCTTTACCTACGTCACCCATAGCAGCTTTAGATTTTAGCCTCTTCGATATAGGATTTAGTCCTACTACAATTGGTCCACGTACCGCTGTTATCGAAATCAGAAGTAATGATAGTGATGAAGATCCATATACATTTACAGTAACTGGTAATGGTCTTTGCGTTGCAACTGCGATTATTGCAGAACCAAGTTCAGGTCCAGCAGGAACAGTTGTTACCGTAACTGGCGCAAATCTTTCAACTGCAACGGCATCCTTCAATGGTTTAGTCGCAACCGTAACTAACATTTCAGCTACTGTAATGGAAGTGATTGTACCAGCAGGAGCAAGTACAGGAAATTTAGAGATATTAGATGATCTTGGTTGCCCAGGAACAACATCTTTTACAGTAGTTGAATCCCAGATCTCTGGGTGTGAAGGGTCTAGTGGCACTACTCCAACCGACTTATTTATTTCAGAAGTAACCGACTCCAATACAGGAGGTTTGACATATATCGAAATTTATAATGGGACAGGAGCTACTATCAATCTAGCGAGTTATAGTATTCAATTCTTTAATAACGGTAATGTGACCGAAAACGGTGGTTCCGTAAACCTAAGTAATGTAAATCTAGCCACGTCCAATACTTTTGTTTTTGCGGTTAATACAGGTTCAAATTGTACAGGAATTTCAGGTGCTGATGGATCTTTAGCTGACCAAATAGGTTTTGGTGGTATTAATTTTGTTGTTAATGGCGATGATCATATTCGCTTGTACGAGGGAGCAAATCATATAGATTCATGGGGAGAATATTTGTCTAATACATGGGCTGATCCCTTAAATATAGGTTCTGAAGGTGTTGCTTTTACCCGCAATAACAGCGCAGGAAGCTTGCCTAATACGACATTTAATATCGCAGATTGGTCATACGTTGATTGGACTGCTTGTGCGGATAATGATTATTCTAATATTGGGACATATGACTTTTCAACCGGAACACCACCTATTATAAATACACAACCGAATTTACCAGCCATAAGTTGTGATACAACGGTTTCTATTAGTATTGCTGCTTCAGAAGGATTTGCTGGTGGAAATCCCTTAGCTTATCAATGGTATTTTAATGCTCCTGGTGATTCTGGTTGGACTCCAGTTACTAATGGTTCAACCTATTCTGGAGCGACTTCTACTTCCTTAAATCTTTTAGATGCCGTTAACTTAAACGGATATCAATATTATTGTGAAGTTAGAGAGAATACGGCAAGCTGTTTCACAGCTTCAAATGCTGTTAGATTAGTAGTAGAATTTGCCGTTTGGGATGGATTTAATTGGTCTTTACCACCTAGTTCAAGTCGAGTGGCAGTGATTGATGGGCCCTATGATACGGACCAAATTATTAATGGTGAAATTAGTTTTGAAGCCTGTCAGCTGATAGTTAATGCAGGTGCAATATTAACCATACACGCTAATGACTTTGTTTCTGTAATTAATAATGTTACCGTTAATGGAAACATTGTAATTAACCCTTATGGTTCTTTTGTTCAAATAAATGATTCAGGAATTGTTGAAGGCACTGTATTAACCGACAAGACCAGAATATCAGTGGAAAAAGAAACTGGGTTTTTAAACTCAGATAAAGAATATACATATTGGGGTTCTCCTGTAGTAGGAGAAATTATCGGAGATGGTCTTCAAGATGCATTAGACACAAGACGTTTCAGTTTTAATGCACAAAACTTTCTGGATGCAACCCAAGAAACTAATAATGATAATACTGCGGTAGCAGGCCAAGATGATATTGATGACAACGGTGATGACTGGACACCTGTAGGTGATGCTACTGTAATGGAGGCAGGAGTTGGTTATGCATCAACTCATGATCCAGCTATCTTCTTCGCACCAGCGAGATACATATACATCTTCCAAGGACCATTCAATAATGGTGTGATCAATGTACCCATTTATCGAAATGATGCCGAGACCAATGATAACAATTGGAATTTTATCGGAAATCCATACCCATCTGCTATTGATGCAGATGCATTTCTTGCGGCAAATGCGAGTATTGATCAAACTGTTGGCGCTACAAGTGGAGCAATCTTCTTTTGGTCACATAATACGCCTGCAGATGGAAACACAAATGGAAATGAAGCCCTAAATTATACCCAGAGTGATTATGCAATAATCAACGGAACTGGTCAAACCGCTGGAGGTGATGGTGTTGTTCCAGATCGTTTTATTCCATCAGGACAAGGATTTTTTGTGTCCATGACAAATGCTGTAAGCTCTACGGTTGTTTCTGGAACAATAAGAACTACAGATATTGTTTTCAATAACAGCATGAGAGTTAACGGAAATAATTCTCAGTTTTTTAGAACATCTCAAGATTCTCAACTCAATAATGTACGTCTAAATCTTACATCAGATAATGGCATCTTTAATCAAATTTTAATTGGTTACGTTGATGGGGCAACCAATGATGATGATGGCATGTACTATGATGCTTATAAAAATTTATCTGCTGATGCAAATGCATTACTTTACTCATTACTCGATAATTCAACGAATAAGAAATATGCTATCCAAGGGAAAGCTCCATCTGATCTATCCATTGACGAAATCATTCCGTTAGGGTTTTATACTGCTATTGATGACCCAACGTTATATACCATTTCTCTAGCAAGCGTTGAGGGTGAATTTATGACTTCAAATACAGTTTATTTAAGAGATAACATATTAGGTATCGTGCACGATTTAAGTAGCTCTGATTACTCCTTTACTTCAGATCCTGGTGAGGTCAATACACGTTTTGAAATTCTTTTCCAACCAGAAACATTATCACTTACTGAAAATGAAATGACTCCTAACGATCTAATTATTTTAGAACTAGGTGATGGTGATGTTAAATTTTCCGCAGGACAAAGTGCCGTAATTAAGCAAGTTGAAATCATTGATGTTGTTGGTAGAACCATCTACAAACTTAAAGGAAATAACAACCAAGAGATTTATAATTTATCGCGCTTAAGTCAGGCTGCATATATTGCTAAAGTAACCTTGTCTAATGGACAAATACTAACCAAAAAGGCAGTTAAAAGAAATTAA
- a CDS encoding regulatory protein RecX produces the protein MHPRKTFTIDEAQKRLERYCAYQERCHKEVTQKLYEMHMIPEAQDQIIVYLLQHNFLNEERFSKAFVRGKFRIKKWGKQRLQLELKRKNINKTLISIALKEIDDEAYYNTFELLAKKKLDGMRETNLQKKRKKLADYLLYRGWESHLVYDKIRELIP, from the coding sequence ATGCATCCACGAAAAACATTTACAATCGATGAAGCGCAAAAACGTCTTGAACGCTATTGCGCTTATCAGGAACGTTGCCATAAAGAGGTGACTCAAAAATTATATGAGATGCATATGATTCCTGAAGCACAAGATCAAATTATCGTCTACTTATTGCAACACAATTTTTTAAATGAAGAACGTTTTTCAAAAGCATTTGTAAGGGGGAAATTTAGAATTAAAAAATGGGGAAAACAACGCTTGCAATTAGAATTAAAACGAAAAAATATTAATAAAACACTTATATCTATTGCCTTAAAGGAAATTGATGATGAAGCATATTACAATACATTTGAGTTGCTAGCTAAAAAAAAATTAGATGGTATGCGTGAGACAAATCTTCAAAAAAAACGAAAAAAACTCGCTGATTATTTATTGTATCGTGGCTGGGAAAGTCACCTTGTCTATGATAAAATAAGAGAACTAATTCCATAA
- a CDS encoding DUF6646 family protein, with protein sequence MKKLLILIALVSVSLLNAQAYKGKGDQKFQVGANLQDEATGITVTYDYGLGENISVGISSSYALGIDDRLDADFGDRFDIKARFNANLGNVLNIDENFDFYPGLSLSLKNFGGHLGARYFFSDGFGIFTEGTFPLAKYSNDKFDIGYYIHNQFAINIGATFNL encoded by the coding sequence ATGAAAAAACTATTAATACTTATCGCTTTAGTCTCTGTATCTTTATTAAATGCACAGGCTTATAAAGGAAAAGGTGACCAAAAATTTCAAGTTGGAGCGAACTTACAAGACGAAGCTACAGGAATCACCGTAACGTATGATTATGGATTAGGTGAAAATATTTCAGTAGGTATTTCATCCTCGTACGCCTTGGGGATAGATGACCGTTTAGATGCTGATTTTGGTGATCGATTTGATATTAAAGCAAGGTTTAACGCTAACTTAGGAAATGTCTTGAATATTGATGAAAACTTTGATTTTTATCCTGGTTTAAGCTTGAGCTTAAAAAACTTTGGAGGTCATTTAGGAGCGCGTTATTTCTTTTCGGATGGCTTTGGTATCTTTACTGAAGGTACATTTCCTTTAGCAAAATACAGTAATGACAAATTTGATATTGGGTACTATATACACAATCAATTTGCCATAAACATTGGTGCTACTTTTAATTTATAG
- a CDS encoding cupin-like domain-containing protein, translated as MSSLNLHDIPREINISKEEFIANYFRPQKPVVIEGFIEDWPAYKKWSLDYMKDVAGEKTVPLYDDRPVDYNDGFNEPHAKMKMSEYVDLLKNEPTKYRIFLWNILKEIPQLQNDYSYPDFGLKLMKSLPMLFFGGTDSHTFMHYDIDLANIFHFHFEGKKRCILFDQNQNDHLYKIPHSLITREDIDFSNPDFHKWPALKDARGWQCELSHGEVLYMPEGYWHYMKYLTPGFSMSLRAIARRPKNLGRAIYNVLIMRHFDNAMRRIKGQQWIDWKNEQAIRRTHKRFS; from the coding sequence ATGTCTTCTTTGAATTTACATGATATTCCTCGTGAAATAAACATCTCCAAAGAGGAGTTTATTGCGAACTACTTTAGACCCCAAAAGCCAGTGGTTATAGAGGGTTTTATTGAGGACTGGCCGGCGTATAAAAAATGGAGTTTAGATTATATGAAAGATGTGGCAGGAGAGAAAACTGTACCACTGTATGATGATAGACCTGTAGATTATAACGATGGATTCAATGAGCCACATGCAAAAATGAAAATGAGTGAATATGTCGATTTACTGAAAAATGAACCAACAAAATATCGCATTTTCTTATGGAATATTCTAAAGGAAATTCCGCAACTACAAAACGATTATTCATATCCTGATTTTGGATTAAAACTTATGAAGAGCCTGCCAATGTTGTTTTTTGGAGGAACAGATTCACATACCTTTATGCACTATGATATTGATTTGGCCAATATCTTTCATTTTCATTTCGAAGGAAAAAAAAGGTGCATTTTGTTTGACCAAAATCAGAATGATCATCTTTATAAAATTCCACACTCTCTTATCACTAGAGAAGATATAGATTTCTCAAATCCAGACTTCCATAAATGGCCTGCATTAAAAGACGCCAGAGGCTGGCAATGTGAGCTAAGCCATGGTGAAGTGCTTTATATGCCCGAAGGATATTGGCATTATATGAAATACCTTACTCCTGGATTCTCAATGAGCCTTCGTGCCATTGCAAGACGCCCAAAGAACTTAGGAAGAGCAATTTATAATGTTTTAATCATGAGACATTTTGATAACGCCATGAGAAGAATAAAAGGTCAACAATGGATAGATTGGAAAAACGAACAAGCTATTAGAAGAACTCATAAGAGATTTAGCTAA
- a CDS encoding DUF3784 domain-containing protein, which translates to MMLITVSIIFIILGILIKYAKMYYLIAGYNTMSKEEQEKYDIEGIATVFRNGMFGMAIIMLLGYGLAKSIDNPKIEIYAFWTAIIIGIPYVLILANLNKYKINKDD; encoded by the coding sequence ATGATGCTAATTACAGTCTCTATTATCTTTATCATTCTCGGTATACTTATCAAATATGCCAAAATGTACTACCTCATTGCTGGCTATAATACCATGTCAAAAGAAGAGCAAGAAAAATATGATATTGAAGGTATAGCTACAGTGTTTAGAAATGGCATGTTCGGTATGGCAATAATTATGTTGCTTGGATATGGATTGGCTAAGTCAATTGACAATCCCAAAATTGAGATATATGCCTTTTGGACAGCGATAATTATTGGAATTCCGTATGTATTAATTTTAGCCAATTTAAATAAATACAAGATCAATAAAGACGATTAA
- a CDS encoding alpha/beta fold hydrolase, translating into MTSIFKVLLILILTSSTIIFAQTDPEIFEKFESKFYTIDGYQINVEILGEGDPIFFLPGGPGNSHDYMQGAFGHYHKTNTVVFFDWLGRGKSDNAKDNSEYSVKNDVELIEKLRLILNFDKISLVGHSYGTVPAQAYAITYKDNVDKMVLINGFHSGAMWQANCDSYNHYAKTHFPEKWKAVDSLRSLGYLSSQEPLKTVYGNFPTKYIYYHNTKLKSKVPKTQFRGMAGDVYTAIIGPDGDFDVSGSMINQDYRQQLKDVKAKTLVIAGRYDGVSTPEFAVQYKRFMPQAQFEMFEQSAHNPYLEEPEKFYALFERFMKDQ; encoded by the coding sequence ATGACATCGATTTTTAAAGTCTTACTCATCCTCATACTGACATCAAGCACTATTATTTTCGCGCAAACGGATCCGGAGATTTTTGAAAAATTCGAATCTAAATTTTATACCATTGATGGGTACCAAATCAATGTAGAAATACTCGGAGAAGGTGATCCTATTTTCTTTCTGCCTGGAGGCCCAGGAAATTCACATGACTACATGCAAGGTGCTTTTGGCCACTATCACAAGACCAACACTGTTGTCTTTTTCGATTGGTTAGGTCGCGGCAAAAGTGATAACGCTAAAGACAATTCAGAGTACAGCGTAAAGAATGATGTCGAACTGATTGAAAAACTAAGATTAATTTTAAATTTTGATAAAATATCTCTTGTTGGGCACTCCTACGGAACTGTTCCGGCACAGGCTTATGCGATTACATATAAAGACAACGTCGACAAGATGGTCTTGATTAACGGATTTCACTCAGGAGCGATGTGGCAAGCCAATTGTGACAGTTATAATCATTATGCCAAAACCCATTTTCCTGAAAAATGGAAGGCCGTAGATTCGTTGCGCTCTTTGGGGTATCTATCCAGTCAAGAGCCTCTTAAAACGGTATATGGTAACTTCCCAACAAAATACATCTATTATCACAATACCAAACTAAAATCTAAAGTTCCGAAGACACAATTTAGAGGTATGGCAGGAGATGTTTATACAGCCATTATTGGGCCAGACGGTGATTTTGATGTGTCAGGAAGTATGATCAATCAAGATTACAGACAACAATTAAAAGATGTAAAAGCTAAAACTCTCGTAATCGCTGGTCGCTACGATGGTGTCTCCACACCAGAATTTGCAGTGCAATATAAGCGATTTATGCCTCAAGCACAATTTGAAATGTTTGAACAAAGTGCCCATAATCCGTACTTAGAAGAACCAGAAAAATTTTATGCGCTTTTTGAACGTTTTATGAAAGACCAATGA